In Fibrobacter sp. UWB13, the genomic window CGACATTGAGCAACTGGTCTAATTTGACGAACATCCAAAATTTGGGAAAACTCGCCGCCGGTGACTACACTTACAGCCTTTACTACAATAACGAAAAGATTTGCGATGTTCCTGTTACAGTGAACGAAGAAACATCGGGCGCATGCCACATATCCGGAAACATGTACGAAGGGCAACAGATTGAGATGAACGTGTCCGGGGTTACAAAAAACACACGATACACATGGACGTTAAACGGGAATAGCCAACCCATAGACTGTGCACCAAGCAATTGTTGGAATAATACGAGAACCGCACCTACAACTCCAGGCACTTACAGTTACTCCGTGACAAGCGGTACGAGCAAGATATGCGAAGGAAGCGTAACTATTGAACCAATGCTTTCTTGCTCAGTGACTCCGTCTGAACTTAATAAAAAGGCGTATTACACATTTACTGCAACTAGAAATCAAAATTGCTGGAATTGCTATTACACTTATGATTCGGGGACTCAAAGCGTATATTTCCCCGATAACTCGAACACTATTGAATTACCAAAAATGGCAAGGGTTGCCGGAGGAAAGACATTAACTTTAGCCTGTACATGCGGAGACAATAATTATGGAGCAAGTTGTTCAAGAAACATCACAATTAATAATACGGAAGATCCTTTAACGTGTCCGACAGACCCCAATCCTTATGAATGGGAATGCCAAACTAATGACGGAAAGGGCGATATCAAAAATTGGGGTACGGGTGCAAGATGTGTAAAAATAAAGGCTTCAAAAGTTACTGTACAGTCAAGTAGTGCTAATGGGCGTGCATTCTGTGTTAATGGGAATGAAGCTGAAATGGGTGAAAATAATATCATGACAAAGGAGTATTCCGCCGCTGATGATGGCTATATAACAGTGTGTGCTACAGCTGGGGATTATTCATATACGCAAATTGGGTGGTATAATTGTAAAAAATCTGCTGAGGAAATAACATTTGATTGCAACACCAACAATTCAACAGATCTCACAGGTAATGGAAATCATTCAGTATCAGCGAATACTTGTTATACCTTTAGTTGTTATTTCGGAACAGATGGTGCAAATACAGGCAGTTGGAATTTCTCCGCTCCTGTTGCCGGAACAAAAATGACATACACGGATTGTTCAGGGAATACACAAACATACACGTTCCAATATGATAACTACTGGTATGAAAAGATTAATATTGGAGCCTGTAGAATCTACTTAAAATCCACCGCTGATATGACAATTGCAGATTGCGACTGGAAAAACTAAAATTTTTCATTACCACCTAAAAAGCTCCCCCACCAGGGAGCTTTTTTGTTATGTAAGGAAAAATTCTATTTCAATATATAGAGAAATTTCTATATTTCTATACATGGTAAAGATCAACTACACAAAAATTGCAAAACAGCTTAAGGTCATGGCAGATCCGAAACGCCTCAAAATCATCTACTTGCTATCCAATGGAGAAATGTGCGCCACCGATATTTTAAAAGAATTTCGGGTATCGCAGCCAACTCTTTCGCACGACATGAAGGCTCTTGTCGATGGAAAATTCGTAATCGCGGACCGCATTGGGCAAAAGATATTATACAGCCTGAATCCAGACACTATTTTCGAACTTCAGGCAGCGCTCGGCGAGATATGTAACGAGGATTTGTAGTTCCATTGTGGCAAAAGTCGATTTTTTAGGCGAAACTCGTGCAAGTAAGCCGCTATTTTTCTAAATTTCGCCGTACTATGAGTGAAGCTATTAACAATGTCAAGCAGGCCTTTGATGCAGAACTTGCACAAACGGACCTCACCAATCAAGAAGCGGTCAATAATCTCCGCGTAAAGTACCTCGGCAAGAAGGGCGCCGTCACGGACCTCATGAAGCAGATGGGTTCCTTGAGCGCCGAAGAACGCCCCGCTTACGGCAAGCTCGTGAACGAACTGAAGGTTGCCGTTTCCGAAGCTATCGACAAGGCTATCGAAACCGCAAACGAAGCCGCTCTCCAGAAGAAGCTCGCTAGCGGCGCTGTCGATATCACGCTCCCGGGCGCTGGCATCGCTGCCGGTTCTACGCACCCGCTGTACGACGTCCGCGAAGAAATCATCGACTTCTTTGCGCAGATGGGTTTTGATGTGGACTTCGGTCGTGACATCGAAACGGATTGGTACAACTTTGAAGCTCTCAACACTCCGCCTGACCACCCGAGCCGCGACATGCAGGACACGTTCTACGTGGACAACAAGGTCATGCTCCGCACGCACACGTCTGGCACCCAGATTCACTACATGGAAACGCACAAGCCGCCTTTCCGCATGATCGCTCCGGGCCACGTGTTCCGCGTCGACAACGATGCGACCCACGCTCCGATGTTCCAGCAGTGCGAAGGTCTTGTCGTTGACGAAAACATTAGCTTCGCCGACCTCAAGGGCGTGCTCCAGGTGTTCATGAACAAACTCTTTGGCGCAGGCGTCAAAACTCGCTTCCGTCCGAGCTTCTTCCCGTTCACGGAACCGTCTGCAGAAATGGACGTGAGCTGCGTGTTCTGCGGTGGCAAGGGCTGCCGTCGTTGCAAGGGCACGGGCTGGATGGAAATCGGTGGTTGCGGCTCTGTGGACCCGAACGTGTTCAAGAACTGCGGTATCGACTCTGAAAAGTTCACGGGCTTTGCATTCGGTTTCGGTCTTGACCGTATCGCCATGCTCCGCCACGAGATTCCGGAAATCGGTCTCCTGACCGCCAACGATCAGAGATTCCTGAGCCAGTTCTAGTTTAGACGAAAGATTAAAAAAGCGAACCGTTGAGGTTCGCTTTTTTCGTGGGTACAAAAATAGCGGGCTAAAAGCCCGCCATTTTTTTAGATCCTTCGACTTCGCTCAGGATGACAGAAGCGGGCAAAGCCCGCCACATGTTTACGAGCGCTTGTAGTCGTCCTGCACGCGGATGATGTCGTCTTCGCCGGTGTATTCGCCGACCTGGACTTCAACAATCACAAGCGGGAGCTTGCCTTCGTTCTGCAAGCGGTGAATCGTTCCAGACGGAATGTAAGTCGATTCATTCGGACGCACGTAGAACACCTTGTCACCAACGGTGCATGTTGCAGTTCCGCTCACAACGACCCAGTGTTCCGAACGGTGCAAATGCTTCTGCAACGAGAGGCGTTCGCCCGGACGAACAACGATGCGCTTCATCTTGTAGCGGTCCGTAGATTCGAGCACGGAGTACGTACCCCACGGACGGTTGACCGTCTGCGGGACCTTCGGCAAGTCGGAGCCGCGAGCCTTGAGCTCGTCGACGACCTTCTTGACCTTCTGGCTGCTCGCAAGAGGAGCGACCAAGAGAGCATCCGGCGTATCGACAATGAGCATATTGTCCAAATCAATCGTGCAAATCTGACGCTGACCACCGAGCACAAGAGAATTCTTGGAACCAATGCCCAAGTGCTTTGCGTTTATGTTATTGCCGTTTTCGTCGTGGTCGAATTCACCATAGAGGGAATCGAAAGCGCCGAGATCAGACCAACCGATATCGCTCGGCACGACCTTCACCTTGGCAGACTTTTCCATCACGGCGTAGTCAATCGAGTTCGAAGGAATGTTCATCATGTCTTCGTGGTCGACACGGACGAGAGCATCCTTGTTTTCTTTCTTGGCGTTGGCAAAGGCAATCTTTGCAGCGGTCAAGATATCCGGAGAATACGTCGAAAGTTCATCGAGGAACGTCGAAGCCTTGAAGCAGAAGATACCGCTGTTCCAGAAGAACCTTCCGGAAGCAACGTACTTCTTTGCAGTTTCCAAGTCAGGCTTTTCAACAAAGCGCTTGACATCATCGCCATTCGCTTCGATATAGCCGTAACCCGTTTCCGGACCCGTCGGCGTGATACCGAACGTGACCATGAAACCTTTCTTTGCAAATTCTTCAGCCTTGCGCAAGCATTCTTCGTAAGCTTCAGCCTTGCGAATCACGTGATCCGACGGAGACACGAGAACGATATCGTTCGGATCAAGGCCAAGGCAAGCAAGAGCGATTGCCGGAGCCGTATTGCGGCCCACCGGTTCCAAGAGGAAGCGGACATTGTTGGCACCGACTTCTTCGAGCTGGTCTTTCGCCAAGAAATACTGTTCAGCATTGCTCACGATGTACTGGGCACTGCAAATACGGGAGTTCGTCTTTACCGTGCGCTGGAACAGGGACGCACCGTCAAAAAGACGGGCGAACTGCTTCGGCATGAGGGAGCGGCTAATCGGCCAAAGGCGCGTTCCGCTACCACCACACAAAATAAGGTTAATCATAACTTTACCCTAGCCGCCGATTACTTCCAACCAGCGTTATTAATTTCCTGGATGTTCTGAACAACGTTAGTAGACGTGTAAATAGCCTGCATGGTCGGCATGATCAAGCTAAGAAGGCGATTCCAGGTACCGAGACCAGAAGCGTCGACGTACACGATATCACGCGGATTCAGTTCAAAGCGGTCAGCCATCGCAAGAGCCATGGCATTCTTGGCATTCAACTGATAGACGTCAATCTTGTTCGGCGTTGTATTTCTAATAACATAGATATCGCTCGGAGCGGCATACAAGACATTGACACCACCCGCTGCCGTGAGAGCTTCTGCCAACGAGAGGTAGTTGTCCATGCGGACAATGCTCGTCCTGTTAACTTCACCCATGACGTATACCTTTCTATCCCTTTCCATTTCGGACTTGAGCGGGACAAAGAGCTGGTCATCCGGCTTCACGAGAATGCGTTCTATAGGAATGTTTTCCTTGAAAGCGCGGACGTAGTCGATGTTATAGACCTTGTCGCCACGACGGAGCTGGACAAAAGACGGGTCAGCCTTTTCATTAAAGCCACCTACTTCGGCAATCACATCGGGGATGGTCATCGGGTTTTCGTCAAAATGCACATAACCCGGTCTGTTCACGGCACCCGTGACAAAAGCCTTGCGGCTGTGGTAGCCCGTCACGCGGACATCGACCTGAGGATCGTTAAGGATCTTGTCGGAAAGGCGCTTGGTAATTTCTTTACGGAGTTCCTGAGCGGTAAGGCCTTCGACCTTCAGTTCGCCTGCGTACGGATAGAAGAGCGTACCTTCAGTCGTCACCTTCTGGCCTGCCGGCTGGTACTGACCCATCGGAGAGGTAAGTTCCGGATGTTCCCAGACAACCACCTGCACCTGGTCCAGAGGTCCAATCCTATATTCAAGGCTAGGAAGTGTATCCACCATCAGGTCTTCAAGCTTGCCTTCAAGCGGATTCTGGGCGACCGGGACAGGTTCCCCCATTTCACCGTTATCAATGGAATGTAACTTAAATGTAATTCCATTGTAAGTTGTGGAATCTGTGGGAACGTCCATTCGCATCTGGGGCGCGGCAAAGCAGCCACTCAAGATAGCGCCGGCGACACCACAAAGAGCTATACCGATTTTATTCATAGGTTACCTTTTTAGAATTATTTTGAGGCTTCACTTTGCCTAATCTTTTCCACCCAATACGGAGTCAGCTTGGAAATGAAGTTCCATGCCAAGACAAACGCGTTTTCTGGACGCCTGTACGGGTCAGGAATATCGACCTGGTGGGATTCACCATAGCGGAAAACCTTACCCTCAAGCCAAGGATACTTGTGCAGAAGTTCCCTTTTATGCCCATTTTCCATCACCAAAATCAAGTCAGCCCACTTGAGGATGTCCAAATTGATCTGGCGAGCTCGGTGTGCACTCATGTCAATGCCATGTTGCAACGCAATTTTCTGAGAGATTTCGTGAGCGGGATTATCAACCAAAGCACCGAGACCAGCACTCATCACATTAAAGTCAGGTCCGAGCTCTTTTTTCAAGAGATACTCCCCTGTTGGGCTGCGACAAATGTTCCCAGTACAAACGACAAGAATGTTTTTCATGATAATACAATAATAGAAAAATAATTTTACATTCTAAAGGTCAAAAGCGAATCCAAGGTCCTTGAGGAGCGGATTCTTGGTATCCTTTTCGGAAAGGAGCGGTTCAAAACCATCGCCCACCGGCCACTTGATTCCTACCGCCGGATCGTTCCAGAAAAGACCGCCTTCGTCATTCGGAGCGTAGAAACGAGTGCACTTGTAAACAAAAGCCGCCGTTTCGGAAAGCACCACGAAACCGTGAGCAAAGCCTTC contains:
- a CDS encoding mannose-1-phosphate guanylyltransferase/mannose-6-phosphate isomerase — protein: MINLILCGGSGTRLWPISRSLMPKQFARLFDGASLFQRTVKTNSRICSAQYIVSNAEQYFLAKDQLEEVGANNVRFLLEPVGRNTAPAIALACLGLDPNDIVLVSPSDHVIRKAEAYEECLRKAEEFAKKGFMVTFGITPTGPETGYGYIEANGDDVKRFVEKPDLETAKKYVASGRFFWNSGIFCFKASTFLDELSTYSPDILTAAKIAFANAKKENKDALVRVDHEDMMNIPSNSIDYAVMEKSAKVKVVPSDIGWSDLGAFDSLYGEFDHDENGNNINAKHLGIGSKNSLVLGGQRQICTIDLDNMLIVDTPDALLVAPLASSQKVKKVVDELKARGSDLPKVPQTVNRPWGTYSVLESTDRYKMKRIVVRPGERLSLQKHLHRSEHWVVVSGTATCTVGDKVFYVRPNESTYIPSGTIHRLQNEGKLPLVIVEVQVGEYTGEDDIIRVQDDYKRS
- a CDS encoding polysaccharide biosynthesis/export family protein, with protein sequence MNKIGIALCGVAGAILSGCFAAPQMRMDVPTDSTTYNGITFKLHSIDNGEMGEPVPVAQNPLEGKLEDLMVDTLPSLEYRIGPLDQVQVVVWEHPELTSPMGQYQPAGQKVTTEGTLFYPYAGELKVEGLTAQELRKEITKRLSDKILNDPQVDVRVTGYHSRKAFVTGAVNRPGYVHFDENPMTIPDVIAEVGGFNEKADPSFVQLRRGDKVYNIDYVRAFKENIPIERILVKPDDQLFVPLKSEMERDRKVYVMGEVNRTSIVRMDNYLSLAEALTAAGGVNVLYAAPSDIYVIRNTTPNKIDVYQLNAKNAMALAMADRFELNPRDIVYVDASGLGTWNRLLSLIMPTMQAIYTSTNVVQNIQEINNAGWK
- the pheS gene encoding phenylalanine--tRNA ligase subunit alpha; this encodes MSEAINNVKQAFDAELAQTDLTNQEAVNNLRVKYLGKKGAVTDLMKQMGSLSAEERPAYGKLVNELKVAVSEAIDKAIETANEAALQKKLASGAVDITLPGAGIAAGSTHPLYDVREEIIDFFAQMGFDVDFGRDIETDWYNFEALNTPPDHPSRDMQDTFYVDNKVMLRTHTSGTQIHYMETHKPPFRMIAPGHVFRVDNDATHAPMFQQCEGLVVDENISFADLKGVLQVFMNKLFGAGVKTRFRPSFFPFTEPSAEMDVSCVFCGGKGCRRCKGTGWMEIGGCGSVDPNVFKNCGIDSEKFTGFAFGFGLDRIAMLRHEIPEIGLLTANDQRFLSQF
- a CDS encoding low molecular weight protein-tyrosine-phosphatase, with the translated sequence MKNILVVCTGNICRSPTGEYLLKKELGPDFNVMSAGLGALVDNPAHEISQKIALQHGIDMSAHRARQINLDILKWADLILVMENGHKRELLHKYPWLEGKVFRYGESHQVDIPDPYRRPENAFVLAWNFISKLTPYWVEKIRQSEASK
- a CDS encoding helix-turn-helix transcriptional regulator, producing the protein MVKINYTKIAKQLKVMADPKRLKIIYLLSNGEMCATDILKEFRVSQPTLSHDMKALVDGKFVIADRIGQKILYSLNPDTIFELQAALGEICNEDL